In a genomic window of Thiosocius teredinicola:
- the pseI gene encoding pseudaminic acid synthase, with the protein MSPTEKFAVEPVMLAGKLCGPGQPPLLIAELSGNHGGDIERALALVDAAVAAGADLVKIQTYRPDTITVDHDGPEFRIESGLWQGRTLYELYAEAHTPWEWHEALFARARAHGVPMFSSPFDPTAVDLLESLDCPAYKIASFELVDHGLIERVAATGKPMVLSTGIASLDEIDEAVSVLKRYPKTPFILLHCTSGYPTPIAEADLATIPMLMERYRVPVGLSDHTLGIAVPIAAVALGACLVEKHFTLDRADGAVDAAFSLDPDEFSNMARACREAALAIGQPRREMAPVEHSQKAFRRSLYAVADIPAGSVITDAQVRSVRPGLGLHPRELQRVLGCRARVAIKKGTPIAWELLDEVGGAGE; encoded by the coding sequence ATGAGCCCGACTGAAAAGTTCGCCGTTGAGCCGGTGATGCTGGCGGGCAAGCTCTGCGGCCCCGGGCAGCCGCCGCTGCTGATTGCGGAGCTGTCGGGAAACCATGGCGGCGACATCGAGCGCGCGCTGGCGCTGGTGGATGCCGCGGTTGCGGCGGGCGCCGACCTGGTCAAGATCCAAACGTATCGGCCGGATACGATCACCGTCGATCATGACGGCCCCGAGTTCAGGATCGAGTCGGGTCTGTGGCAGGGCCGAACGCTGTACGAACTGTACGCAGAGGCGCATACGCCATGGGAGTGGCACGAGGCGTTGTTCGCGCGGGCGCGTGCTCACGGCGTGCCGATGTTCAGCTCGCCGTTCGACCCGACCGCGGTCGATCTGTTGGAGTCGCTCGATTGTCCGGCCTACAAGATTGCGTCGTTTGAACTGGTCGATCATGGTTTGATCGAGCGCGTTGCCGCCACCGGCAAGCCGATGGTGTTGTCGACCGGCATTGCATCGCTGGATGAGATCGACGAGGCGGTCTCGGTACTCAAGCGCTATCCGAAGACACCGTTCATCCTGTTGCACTGTACCAGCGGCTACCCGACACCGATCGCCGAGGCCGATCTGGCGACCATCCCGATGCTGATGGAGCGTTATCGCGTGCCGGTCGGGCTGTCCGATCACACGCTGGGCATAGCCGTACCGATCGCGGCCGTGGCGCTCGGTGCCTGTCTGGTGGAAAAGCACTTCACGCTGGATCGCGCTGATGGCGCGGTCGATGCCGCGTTTTCGCTCGACCCGGATGAGTTCTCGAACATGGCGCGCGCTTGCCGCGAGGCGGCGCTGGCGATCGGCCAGCCGCGCCGCGAGATGGCGCCGGTAGAGCATTCGCAAAAGGCTTTCCGGCGTTCGTTGTATGCGGTCGCCGATATCCCGGCCGGCTCGGTGATCACCGACGCGCAGGTGCGCTCGGTGCGGCCCGGTCTCGGTCTGCATCCGCGCGAGTTGCAGCGGGTACTCGGCTGCCGCGCACGGGTTGCGATCAAGAAGGGTACGCCGATCGCGTGGGAACTGCTCGACGAGGTCGGCGGGGCCGGCGAATGA
- a CDS encoding exo-alpha-sialidase, whose product MKVLQHKVLYRAMRFHAAFPSIVRFSDDNLLLAFRRARNGLWLVPEDRKHEMDPINRMDHIDSRSHIALMELDPSGEHPVGDLDLMPCDPEAGDQDPSLLLVENDRVFLASMSWYPLPSDVTEMLLAKKPPDERHPGCRYLFWGGHTGLREREPGRWLAHHRYLQPDGGFGGPLREGSLKILVGPIRGQALRRGDEILLPVYSGVETGCALFVSGDQGNTWHYTGRIAVDPEQQVTYQEPALCEDGQGGLVCFMRTADADGRLATSRSDDGITWQPAVLHDLVGHPFHPLVLNDGRVLLSYGYRDEPYGIRVRLLDSPASNPDDVQEIVIRDDGLCADLGYPWAVQLRDGRVLLAYYWTDEEGTRQIIGTWLELD is encoded by the coding sequence ATGAAGGTTTTGCAGCACAAGGTTTTGTACCGGGCGATGCGGTTTCATGCAGCCTTTCCCAGCATCGTGCGCTTCAGCGACGACAATCTCTTGCTGGCGTTTCGCCGCGCCCGCAATGGCCTGTGGCTGGTGCCCGAGGATCGCAAGCACGAAATGGATCCGATCAACCGCATGGATCACATCGACAGCCGCTCGCATATCGCCTTGATGGAACTTGATCCCAGCGGAGAACATCCGGTCGGCGACCTCGACCTGATGCCGTGTGACCCGGAAGCGGGCGATCAGGATCCTTCGCTGCTGCTGGTGGAAAACGATCGTGTTTTTCTGGCGTCGATGTCGTGGTATCCGTTGCCGTCCGACGTCACCGAGATGCTGTTGGCCAAGAAACCGCCGGATGAACGCCATCCGGGTTGCCGCTACCTGTTCTGGGGTGGTCACACCGGCCTGCGCGAGCGTGAGCCCGGACGCTGGTTGGCGCACCATCGCTACCTGCAACCGGATGGCGGTTTCGGCGGCCCGCTGCGCGAGGGATCGTTGAAGATCCTGGTCGGCCCGATCCGCGGTCAGGCGTTACGCCGCGGTGACGAAATTCTGTTGCCCGTCTACAGCGGTGTCGAGACCGGGTGCGCCTTGTTCGTCAGCGGTGACCAGGGTAATACCTGGCACTACACAGGCCGCATCGCGGTCGATCCCGAGCAGCAGGTGACCTATCAGGAACCGGCCCTGTGCGAAGATGGGCAGGGCGGTTTGGTGTGCTTCATGCGCACCGCCGATGCAGATGGTCGACTGGCGACCAGCCGCTCGGACGACGGCATCACCTGGCAACCCGCTGTGCTGCACGACCTGGTCGGTCATCCCTTTCATCCGCTGGTGCTCAACGATGGCCGCGTGCTGCTCAGCTACGGTTACCGCGATGAGCCCTATGGTATCCGTGTGCGCCTGCTCGATAGCCCGGCATCCAACCCGGACGATGTGCAAGAGATCGTCATTCGCGATGACGGCCTGTGTGCCGACCTGGGTTATCCGTGGGCGGTGCAGCTTCGCGATGGCCGAGTATTGCTGGCGTACTACTGGACCGATGAGGAAGGTACGCGCCAGATCATCGGTACCTGGCTGGAACTGGATTGA
- the pseC gene encoding UDP-4-amino-4,6-dideoxy-N-acetyl-beta-L-altrosamine transaminase, which translates to MIPYGRQDVDENDIEAVVDVLRSDWLTQGPVVPMFEQAIADYCCARRAVAVSSGTAGLHLAYLAAGLGPGSLLWTSPITFVASANAALYCGAEVDFVDVEADTANMSVQALEAKLEAAERNGRLPDVVVPVHFAGLPCDLESIDELAQRFGFTVIEDASHALGARYCSRPVGNGRFADMAVFSFHPVKNITTGEGGIVTTNDDALAERMTRLRSHGIEKTPPLLSDDNAGGWYYEQQALGFNYRLTDMQAALGLSQLQRLDQFIEDRARLVKRYDEAFADCALRVVGSPSDALSTAHHLYVVRVDGGEAVRRQLYDHLHANEVMAQVHYIPVHLQPYYRDKGFGPGDFPHAEAYYAGALSLPLFPTLTDEQQDKVIRLVKQIV; encoded by the coding sequence ATGATTCCCTACGGCCGACAGGACGTCGACGAAAACGACATCGAGGCCGTGGTCGATGTGTTGCGCAGCGACTGGCTAACACAGGGGCCGGTTGTGCCCATGTTCGAGCAGGCGATCGCCGACTACTGCTGCGCGCGCCGCGCGGTCGCGGTATCCAGCGGCACGGCCGGTCTGCACCTCGCTTATCTCGCCGCCGGTCTTGGTCCCGGTAGCCTGTTGTGGACCAGCCCGATCACATTCGTCGCGTCAGCCAATGCTGCCCTGTATTGTGGCGCCGAGGTCGACTTTGTCGACGTCGAAGCGGACACGGCCAATATGTCGGTGCAGGCACTCGAGGCGAAACTCGAGGCTGCCGAGCGCAACGGTCGCCTGCCGGACGTGGTCGTGCCGGTGCATTTTGCCGGTCTTCCCTGCGACCTGGAGAGTATTGACGAGCTCGCGCAACGGTTCGGTTTTACCGTTATCGAAGACGCATCGCATGCCTTGGGTGCGCGCTACTGCAGCCGGCCGGTCGGCAACGGTCGCTTCGCCGACATGGCGGTATTCAGCTTTCATCCGGTAAAGAACATCACCACCGGTGAAGGCGGCATCGTAACCACCAACGACGACGCCCTGGCCGAGCGAATGACGAGATTGCGCAGTCACGGTATCGAAAAGACACCGCCGTTATTGTCCGACGACAATGCAGGTGGCTGGTACTACGAACAGCAGGCGTTGGGATTCAACTATCGTCTGACCGACATGCAGGCCGCCTTGGGGCTGAGTCAGTTGCAGCGCCTGGATCAGTTCATCGAAGACAGGGCCAGGCTGGTTAAGCGCTATGACGAGGCGTTTGCCGATTGTGCTCTGCGTGTCGTCGGCAGCCCGAGCGATGCGCTGTCCACTGCCCACCATCTCTACGTGGTTCGTGTCGATGGCGGCGAGGCCGTCAGACGACAACTCTACGATCATCTGCACGCGAACGAGGTGATGGCGCAGGTGCACTATATCCCGGTTCATCTGCAACCTTACTACCGCGACAAGGGTTTCGGCCCGGGCGATTTTCCGCACGCCGAGGCCTATTACGCGGGCGCGCTGAGCCTGCCGTTGTTTCCCACATTGACCGACGAGCAGCAGGACAAGGTGATCCGACTCGTCAAACAGATCGTGTGA
- the pseB gene encoding UDP-N-acetylglucosamine 4,6-dehydratase (inverting) — MFDDRAILVTGGTGSFGQAFVKTLLDNYSPRRVVVFSRDELKQYEMNQKFAGPMMRYFIGDVRDAERLAQAMRDIDFVVHAAALKHVPAAEYNPMECIKTNIHGAQNVIEAALQNNVEKVIALSTDKAANPINLYGATKLASDKLFVAANNIVGKRITRFSVVRYGNVVCSRGSVVPFFKSLLDKGVDQLPITDERMTRFWITLQQGVDFVVKSFERMHGGEIFVPKIPSVRIVDLAESMAPGLPHEIIGIRPGEKLHEVMCPSDDSHLTLGFDDHYVIQPSIRMSHKAPYSVNALGEKGRPVAHGFAYSSDTNDHFLSIDELTRLNAQFLA; from the coding sequence ATGTTCGATGACCGGGCGATTCTGGTGACCGGGGGCACGGGTTCTTTCGGTCAGGCCTTCGTCAAGACGCTACTCGACAACTACTCGCCCCGCCGGGTCGTGGTTTTCTCCCGCGACGAACTCAAGCAGTACGAAATGAACCAGAAATTCGCCGGACCGATGATGCGCTATTTCATCGGTGACGTGCGCGACGCCGAGCGTCTCGCCCAGGCGATGCGGGATATCGATTTCGTGGTGCATGCGGCGGCGCTCAAACACGTGCCGGCCGCCGAGTACAACCCGATGGAGTGCATCAAGACCAACATCCACGGGGCACAGAACGTGATCGAAGCGGCGTTGCAGAACAACGTCGAGAAGGTCATCGCGCTGTCGACCGACAAGGCGGCCAACCCGATCAACCTGTACGGCGCGACCAAGCTGGCATCCGACAAGCTGTTCGTCGCGGCCAACAACATCGTCGGCAAGCGCATCACCCGGTTTTCGGTCGTGCGCTATGGCAACGTGGTGTGTTCGCGCGGTTCGGTCGTGCCGTTCTTCAAATCGCTGCTCGACAAGGGCGTGGATCAACTGCCGATCACCGACGAGCGCATGACGCGGTTCTGGATCACGCTGCAGCAGGGTGTGGACTTCGTCGTCAAGAGCTTCGAGCGGATGCACGGCGGCGAGATCTTCGTGCCCAAGATCCCGTCGGTGCGCATCGTCGATCTGGCCGAGTCGATGGCGCCGGGACTGCCGCACGAGATCATCGGCATTCGTCCGGGCGAGAAGCTGCACGAAGTGATGTGCCCGTCGGACGATTCGCACCTGACGCTGGGGTTCGACGATCACTACGTGATCCAACCGAGCATTCGCATGTCGCATAAAGCGCCTTACTCGGTGAACGCGCTGGGCGAGAAGGGCAGGCCGGTGGCCCATGGTTTCGCCTACAGCTCGGATACCAATGACCACTTTCTCAGCATCGATGAATTGACGCGGCTGAACGCGCAGTTTCTCGCATGA
- a CDS encoding FimV/HubP family polar landmark protein — MKHPLVGIALIAALVFTNVGHAASLGRAKVLSYLNQPLNLEIDLVGITPGEHLDLRLRIANQEHFDRLGIAYLPIHRQMQFDIVQTGGRWVARARTPVPVSEPFVDFPLQMSWPGGRLVKQYSVLLDPVNYAQPAEVSRTASKPPARAQASRPPQTENSANLSGARRYGSVQRGETLWPIAQKTKPRGITTHQMAVALVRANPHAFIDGDMNKLRAGVTLDIPTREFIEQTDPSSARKTFAEQTRIKQPDVATSRRVLQGEADVSTTERTPSKTDTAQNNEAPSDESATLRIVTKDSVSGEQALEHQLLATMEEIESNRLNTGAIETRLARLEEELARMQKLIDLKDEQIVALESELAGRATDEPTTAPAPSEVPATDVANITTAELEVPLAPADDDVVPVVASVTPTPTAMPITTIERMPTPARASDSTLYDRYLWVVWVILGLLGATALILWMRRPTAAAGVPMAQLPEISNAPPRPYTQNTAATSSPTMDDPRLQPAAGGSPSDFTTSTLPLAELDISDMLDDTEETVEVADSLLQEIIDESKLLEDHPAPQTAQTDQPDDDDIASWVADLGGEAEVSDKHSANDERIDEEDDLDIPSILTEIDDRLNGADADQFDQQQHVHMEPVDDGVEDETFAMSLDLARAYLEIGDQDGARDMLKQALHGARSPAHRTQIEDLLKQID, encoded by the coding sequence ATGAAGCATCCTCTTGTTGGAATAGCACTGATCGCCGCGCTCGTCTTCACCAACGTCGGCCATGCCGCCTCACTCGGTCGGGCGAAGGTACTGTCGTACCTGAACCAGCCCCTGAACCTGGAGATCGACCTGGTCGGCATCACGCCGGGTGAGCATCTCGACCTGCGCCTGCGCATCGCCAACCAAGAACACTTCGACCGCCTCGGCATCGCCTACCTGCCGATCCATCGGCAGATGCAGTTCGATATCGTGCAAACGGGAGGCCGCTGGGTCGCTCGGGCGCGTACCCCAGTGCCGGTTTCCGAACCGTTCGTCGACTTTCCTCTGCAGATGAGCTGGCCCGGCGGTCGCCTGGTCAAGCAATACAGTGTGCTTCTCGACCCGGTCAACTACGCGCAGCCGGCCGAGGTCAGTCGAACGGCATCCAAACCACCGGCCCGAGCGCAGGCATCGCGCCCGCCGCAAACCGAGAATTCTGCGAATCTTTCGGGCGCGCGCCGCTACGGCAGCGTGCAGCGCGGCGAGACGCTGTGGCCGATCGCCCAGAAGACCAAGCCACGTGGTATCACCACCCATCAGATGGCTGTGGCCCTGGTTCGCGCCAACCCGCATGCCTTCATCGATGGCGACATGAACAAGCTGCGCGCCGGCGTGACGCTCGACATCCCGACGCGCGAGTTCATCGAACAAACCGATCCGTCCAGCGCGCGCAAGACCTTTGCCGAACAGACGCGCATCAAACAGCCGGACGTCGCGACTTCTCGTCGCGTTCTGCAGGGCGAGGCCGACGTCAGCACGACTGAGCGCACACCCAGCAAGACCGACACGGCGCAGAACAACGAAGCGCCAAGCGACGAAAGTGCTACCTTGCGCATCGTCACCAAGGATTCGGTCAGCGGTGAACAGGCGCTGGAACACCAGCTGCTTGCGACCATGGAAGAGATCGAAAGCAATCGCCTGAACACCGGCGCTATAGAAACCCGTTTGGCGCGCCTGGAAGAAGAGCTGGCGCGCATGCAGAAGCTGATCGATTTGAAGGATGAGCAGATCGTGGCGCTGGAATCGGAACTGGCCGGTCGCGCCACCGACGAGCCGACGACGGCCCCCGCCCCCAGCGAAGTGCCGGCAACGGATGTCGCCAACATCACGACCGCCGAACTCGAAGTACCACTTGCGCCAGCGGACGATGACGTGGTTCCGGTTGTTGCCTCGGTGACCCCCACCCCGACGGCGATGCCGATCACCACGATAGAGCGCATGCCGACACCGGCGCGCGCCAGCGATAGCACGCTGTACGACCGGTATCTGTGGGTCGTCTGGGTGATACTCGGCTTGCTCGGCGCAACCGCTTTAATTCTGTGGATGCGCCGCCCGACGGCAGCTGCCGGGGTACCGATGGCGCAACTGCCGGAGATCAGCAATGCGCCACCGCGACCCTACACTCAGAACACGGCGGCCACCTCCAGCCCGACGATGGACGATCCGAGACTGCAACCGGCCGCCGGCGGCAGTCCATCGGATTTCACGACATCGACGCTGCCGTTGGCCGAGCTGGATATCTCGGACATGCTCGACGATACCGAAGAAACGGTCGAGGTCGCCGATTCGCTGCTGCAGGAAATCATCGACGAAAGCAAACTGTTGGAAGATCATCCCGCGCCACAGACCGCGCAGACGGATCAACCCGATGATGACGACATCGCGTCGTGGGTCGCCGATCTTGGCGGCGAAGCCGAGGTGTCGGACAAGCACAGCGCCAACGACGAGCGCATCGATGAAGAAGACGACCTCGACATCCCGAGCATCCTCACCGAGATCGACGATCGACTGAACGGCGCCGACGCCGATCAGTTCGATCAGCAGCAACACGTACACATGGAACCGGTGGACGACGGTGTCGAAGACGAAACCTTCGCCATGAGCCTCGACCTCGCCCGCGCCTACCTCGAGATCGGCGACCAGGACGGCGCACGCGATATGCTCAAGCAGGCGTTGCACGGTGCGCGCTCACCCGCCCATCGCACGCAGATCGAAGACCTACTCAAGCAGATCGATTGA
- a CDS encoding gluconate 2-dehydrogenase subunit 3 family protein, giving the protein MIRRPPDCHTGSPAFPALAELREQLLSRRQFLLRAAGGSLAVLFNAGATARSSAQEDSGQAPSSPDPWPTLDAVTAHLLPSETDSPGAKEINAVGYLRFVVNDPHVDSDERAFVTQGVIWLNQLSHDTHHKTFSELGFDDKESMLRRIAASEAGENWLSTLLTYLFEALLTAPAYGGNPDGIGWRWLQYVPGFPLPDRNTIYSELPL; this is encoded by the coding sequence ATGATCCGCCGACCGCCAGACTGTCACACCGGGTCACCGGCCTTTCCGGCGCTGGCCGAATTGCGCGAACAATTGCTCAGCCGACGCCAGTTTCTGCTACGCGCAGCCGGCGGCTCACTGGCCGTGTTGTTCAACGCCGGCGCGACAGCCAGGTCGTCGGCCCAAGAGGATTCGGGCCAGGCGCCCTCGTCTCCAGACCCCTGGCCGACGCTCGATGCCGTCACAGCGCATCTGCTGCCAAGTGAAACCGACAGCCCCGGCGCCAAAGAGATCAACGCTGTCGGCTATCTGCGCTTCGTCGTCAACGACCCGCACGTCGACAGCGACGAGCGTGCGTTCGTCACCCAGGGCGTTATCTGGTTGAACCAGCTTTCGCACGACACGCACCACAAGACGTTCAGCGAACTCGGTTTCGATGACAAAGAATCGATGCTGCGCAGGATCGCCGCCAGCGAGGCCGGCGAGAACTGGTTGTCGACGCTGCTCACCTACCTGTTCGAAGCATTGCTGACGGCGCCGGCCTACGGCGGCAACCCTGACGGTATCGGCTGGCGCTGGCTGCAATACGTGCCCGGCTTTCCCCTGCCAGATCGCAATACCATCTACTCCGAGCTGCCGCTATGA
- a CDS encoding GMC family oxidoreductase, with translation MSRDFDVCIVGSGAGAGPIAHQLAQAGFSVVVLEKGPWLKEQHFTKDELACCRRNVYTPSLADEQHVIESQGDDDRWRAETSVESGWNFWNGNCVGGSSNFMSGYFHRLKPFDFKLLSTFGPIDGANIADWPIEYVDLEPYYDKVERLVGVSGKAEPQAGESLRSSPDFPYPPVAEHPISADIDKAADKLGIHALRVPRAILSQPAMQRRSCEYSGFCGSFGCSSGAKGSARAALLDHAVATGRCEIRPHAKVFRISTGNDGRITSVDYFDRAGKIIRVDARIYVVACQAIESSRLLLASTGAKHPHGLGNRNAQVGRNLLFSAGGAGSGDFAFADYTAEKVDQLRVVGPFVNRALDDWYSFDDPRLGRVKGGIVEFLWDHPNAVTRAQNAKWRDGELVWGKPLKRQLETWFRTDRTLNFEVFNDWLPTDDCYVSLDNAVKDRWGKAVAKIRVGAHPHDLHIGRALAEKGERLLRELGARRISSSVGSSPPPNLQAGGCRFGNDAATSVLDADCRSHEVDNLFVSDGSFMPTGGSVPYTFTIYANSFRVADRIVAQLGGARSDSTA, from the coding sequence ATGAGTCGCGATTTCGATGTCTGCATCGTCGGCAGTGGCGCGGGTGCCGGTCCGATCGCGCATCAGCTCGCGCAAGCCGGGTTTTCAGTCGTCGTGCTCGAGAAGGGGCCGTGGCTGAAAGAACAGCACTTCACCAAGGATGAACTGGCGTGCTGCAGGCGCAATGTCTACACGCCTTCGTTGGCCGATGAGCAGCACGTGATCGAATCGCAGGGCGACGACGATCGTTGGCGCGCCGAGACCTCCGTCGAATCCGGTTGGAACTTTTGGAACGGCAACTGCGTCGGTGGTTCGAGCAACTTCATGAGCGGTTACTTTCACCGCCTCAAACCGTTCGACTTCAAACTGCTGAGCACATTCGGGCCCATCGATGGCGCGAATATCGCCGACTGGCCGATCGAGTACGTCGATCTCGAACCGTATTACGACAAGGTGGAACGCCTGGTCGGCGTCTCCGGCAAGGCAGAACCGCAGGCCGGCGAATCACTGCGCTCGTCACCCGACTTCCCTTATCCACCGGTCGCGGAACACCCGATATCGGCCGACATAGACAAAGCGGCCGACAAGCTCGGCATTCATGCGCTGCGCGTACCGCGCGCCATCCTGTCGCAACCGGCGATGCAGCGACGTTCCTGTGAATACTCGGGTTTCTGCGGCAGCTTCGGCTGTTCGAGCGGCGCCAAAGGCAGCGCACGCGCCGCCCTGCTCGATCATGCGGTCGCCACCGGTCGCTGCGAGATACGTCCACACGCCAAGGTATTCCGTATCAGTACCGGCAACGATGGACGCATCACCTCGGTCGATTATTTCGATCGCGCAGGCAAAATAATAAGAGTCGATGCACGCATCTATGTCGTCGCCTGCCAGGCCATCGAGAGCAGCCGCCTGCTGCTGGCGTCGACCGGAGCGAAACACCCGCACGGCCTGGGCAATCGCAACGCCCAAGTCGGGCGCAACCTGCTGTTCTCCGCGGGCGGTGCCGGTAGCGGCGACTTCGCGTTCGCCGACTACACAGCCGAAAAGGTCGATCAACTGCGCGTTGTCGGACCGTTCGTCAATCGCGCACTCGACGACTGGTACAGCTTTGATGATCCGCGGCTCGGCCGCGTGAAAGGCGGCATTGTCGAGTTCCTGTGGGATCATCCAAACGCCGTCACGCGCGCACAGAACGCCAAGTGGCGCGACGGCGAACTGGTCTGGGGAAAACCGCTGAAACGCCAGCTCGAGACCTGGTTTCGCACCGACCGCACGCTCAACTTCGAGGTCTTCAACGACTGGTTGCCGACCGACGACTGTTACGTGTCTCTCGACAATGCGGTTAAGGATCGCTGGGGAAAGGCAGTGGCCAAGATCCGCGTCGGCGCACATCCGCACGACCTGCACATCGGCCGCGCGCTCGCTGAGAAAGGTGAACGGCTGCTGCGCGAACTCGGCGCCCGGCGCATCAGCTCATCGGTCGGTTCCTCACCACCACCCAACCTGCAGGCCGGCGGCTGCCGTTTCGGTAACGATGCCGCCACCTCCGTGCTGGACGCCGATTGCCGCAGTCACGAGGTCGACAACCTGTTCGTCAGCGACGGCAGCTTCATGCCCACCGGTGGCAGCGTGCCCTACACGTTTACGATCTATGCCAACAGCTTCCGCGTCGCCGATCGCATCGTCGCCCAACTGGGTGGAGCGCGGAGCGATTCGACAGCCTGA
- a CDS encoding ParA family protein: MKIFGVYNIKGGVGKTATAVNLAHLAASSGLRTVIWDLDPQAAATYYLRVKPKVKGTTKVLKGKRDLDEVLKGSDYPNLDLLPSDFSYRNMDLLLGESKKPIVRLLKLLRPLSEKYDLVILDCPPSISLVSENIFRAADALLLPTIPTTLSLRTLTQVLDFIEGHQLKVPAYAFYSMVDRRKRMHQDVIAAAGDPRCTVLDAAIPYATEVERMGLERRPVTDYAPRSPAGRAYQSLWDELKTHVSGLRPSLSFQSPI, from the coding sequence ATGAAAATTTTCGGTGTCTACAACATCAAGGGCGGGGTCGGCAAAACGGCCACCGCGGTCAACCTGGCGCATCTGGCGGCATCGAGCGGTCTGCGCACCGTGATCTGGGATCTCGACCCACAGGCGGCAGCCACCTATTACCTGCGTGTAAAACCGAAAGTGAAGGGCACCACCAAGGTGCTCAAAGGAAAGCGCGATCTCGACGAGGTGTTGAAGGGATCGGATTATCCGAACCTGGACCTGCTGCCGTCGGATTTCTCTTACCGCAACATGGATCTGCTGTTGGGTGAGAGCAAGAAACCGATCGTGCGCCTGCTCAAGCTGCTGCGTCCGCTGTCGGAAAAATACGACCTCGTGATACTCGATTGTCCGCCGAGCATCTCGCTGGTGTCGGAAAACATCTTTCGTGCCGCCGACGCCTTGTTGTTGCCGACCATACCCACGACCTTGTCGTTGCGCACATTGACCCAGGTACTCGACTTCATCGAAGGCCACCAGCTCAAGGTGCCGGCGTATGCGTTCTACTCAATGGTCGATCGGCGCAAGCGCATGCATCAGGATGTGATTGCAGCCGCCGGTGATCCACGTTGCACGGTACTCGATGCGGCAATCCCTTACGCGACGGAAGTCGAGCGCATGGGTTTGGAGCGTCGCCCGGTAACCGACTATGCGCCGCGCTCGCCGGCCGGTCGCGCCTACCAGTCACTGTGGGATGAGCTGAAAACCCACGTCAGCGGTTTGCGGCCGTCGCTCAGCTTTCAATCGCCGATCTGA